One genomic region from Paramicrobacterium agarici encodes:
- the rpmC gene encoding 50S ribosomal protein L29: MAIGSKELTPAELDTFEDERLTDELRKAKEELFNLRFQAATGQLETHGRLRAVKRDIARIYTVIRERELGIRATPAPVEAPAKETRKSKKAKAAEEAAAADETKEA; the protein is encoded by the coding sequence ATGGCGATCGGTTCCAAGGAGCTCACGCCCGCTGAGCTCGACACATTCGAAGACGAGCGTCTGACTGACGAGCTGCGCAAGGCGAAGGAAGAACTGTTCAACCTTCGCTTCCAGGCAGCAACGGGACAGCTCGAGACCCACGGGCGCCTGCGCGCTGTCAAGCGCGACATCGCCCGCATCTACACGGTCATCCGTGAGCGCGAGCTCGGCATCCGGGCAACCCCGGCACCTGTCGAGGCTCCCGCAAAGGAGACCCGCAAGAGCAAGAAGGCCAAGGCAGCCGAAGAGGCAGCCGCGGCTGACGAGACGAAGGAGGCCTAG
- a CDS encoding adenylate kinase, whose amino-acid sequence MTTEATKTDVRLLIVGPPGAGKGTQASVIAEAYGIPAISTGDIFRQNIADGTELGKKVDEIVSSGGYVPDSLTNEIVADRLQQPDAAQGFLLDGYPRTEEQVAELDRILAASGNSLDAVVQLTADRDEVVKRLLIRAEEQGRSDDTEDVIRHRQDVYHEQTEPVIAVYESRGLVVSVDGLGTIDAVSERVLRALAERGLAASA is encoded by the coding sequence ATGACGACGGAAGCCACGAAGACGGACGTTCGACTGCTGATCGTCGGCCCTCCCGGCGCGGGCAAGGGCACGCAGGCCAGCGTGATCGCCGAGGCGTACGGCATTCCGGCGATCTCGACGGGCGACATCTTTCGGCAGAACATCGCCGACGGCACGGAGCTTGGAAAGAAAGTCGACGAGATCGTCTCGAGCGGAGGATACGTTCCCGACTCGCTGACCAACGAGATCGTGGCCGACCGTCTGCAGCAGCCGGACGCCGCGCAGGGCTTTCTGCTCGACGGCTACCCGCGCACCGAAGAGCAGGTTGCCGAGCTCGACCGCATTCTGGCAGCATCCGGAAACTCTCTCGACGCCGTGGTGCAGCTGACGGCCGATCGCGACGAGGTTGTGAAGCGCCTGCTGATCCGCGCCGAGGAGCAGGGCCGCTCCGACGACACCGAGGACGTCATTCGACACAGGCAGGACGTCTATCACGAGCAGACCGAGCCCGTCATCGCGGTGTATGAGAGTCGAGGGCTCGTCGTGAGCGTCGATGGCCTGGGCACGATCGACGCGGTCAGCGAGCGCGTGCTGCGCGCCCTGGCCGAACGCGGCCTGGCAGCATCCGCCTGA
- the rplE gene encoding 50S ribosomal protein L5 has protein sequence MTDTATAAPAGKIQPRLKQKYKTEIVPALKEQFGFSNVHQVPGLVKIVVNTGVGDAARDSKVIDGAIADLTKITGQKPQVTKARKSIAQFKLREGQAIGAHTTLRGDRAWEFLDRLLSLALPRIRDFRGLSDRQFDGNGNYTFGLTEQSVFHEIDQDRIDRVRGFDITVVTTAKNDDEGRALLKALGFPFKSKDAA, from the coding sequence ATGACTGACACCGCAACTGCTGCGCCCGCTGGCAAAATCCAGCCGCGCCTGAAGCAGAAGTACAAGACGGAGATCGTTCCCGCGCTCAAGGAGCAGTTCGGGTTCTCGAACGTTCATCAGGTCCCCGGACTCGTGAAGATCGTCGTGAACACGGGCGTGGGCGACGCTGCTCGTGACAGCAAGGTCATCGACGGCGCGATCGCCGACCTGACCAAGATCACGGGACAGAAGCCGCAGGTCACGAAGGCTCGCAAGTCCATCGCGCAGTTCAAGCTGCGTGAAGGACAGGCCATCGGCGCGCACACCACGCTGCGCGGCGACCGTGCCTGGGAGTTCCTCGACCGGCTTCTCTCGCTTGCGCTTCCGCGTATCCGCGACTTCCGCGGGCTCAGCGACCGTCAGTTCGACGGCAACGGAAACTACACATTCGGCCTGACCGAGCAGTCCGTGTTCCACGAGATTGACCAGGACAGGATCGATCGCGTCCGCGGTTTCGACATCACCGTCGTCACCACGGCGAAGAACGACGACGAGGGTCGCGCGCTGCTCAAGGCGCTCGGCTTCCCGTTCAAGTCGAAAGACGCCGCGTAA
- the rplP gene encoding 50S ribosomal protein L16, whose protein sequence is MLIPRRVKFRKQHRPVRTGQATGGTKVSFGEFGIQALTPAYVTNRQIEAARIAMTRHIKRGGKVWINIYPDRPLTKKPAETRMGSGKGSPEWWVANVKPGRVLFEVAGVDETLAREALTRAIHKLPLKARIIKREEGDA, encoded by the coding sequence ATGTTGATTCCCCGCAGAGTTAAGTTCCGCAAGCAGCACCGACCGGTTCGCACCGGTCAGGCTACGGGCGGCACCAAGGTCAGCTTCGGTGAGTTCGGCATCCAGGCCCTCACTCCCGCGTACGTGACCAACCGTCAGATCGAGGCAGCTCGTATCGCGATGACCCGTCACATCAAGCGTGGCGGAAAGGTGTGGATCAACATCTACCCTGACCGTCCGCTCACCAAGAAGCCGGCTGAAACCCGCATGGGTTCCGGTAAGGGCTCGCCCGAGTGGTGGGTCGCAAACGTCAAGCCCGGACGCGTGCTGTTCGAGGTTGCGGGTGTCGACGAGACGCTCGCCCGCGAAGCACTCACCCGTGCAATTCACAAGCTGCCCCTCAAGGCACGCATCATCAAGCGCGAGGAGGGCGACGCGTAA
- the map gene encoding type I methionyl aminopeptidase, which translates to MGLFRRSLYKSPAQLRLMREPGLLTARALAAACAAVKPGVTTGALDRIAEGVIVAGGGKPNFKMEPGYHHTLCVSVNDQVVHGIPGNRVIEAGDIVSIDCGADVGGWNGDSAASVVVPDTVRPDVQSAGERLSRATEGAMWAGIARLATATHLNEVGDAVQSFVEANPDEFGDQYGIIEDYIGHGIGRSMHEEPPVFNYRVPMQGPAVKPGLVVAIEPMVVGGSPDTVVDNDEWTVLTVDGDIAAHWEHSVAVHDDGIWVLTAEDGGAAGLAPFGVTPTPIA; encoded by the coding sequence ATGGGTCTGTTTCGACGCTCGCTGTACAAGTCTCCTGCTCAGCTGAGGCTGATGCGTGAGCCGGGTCTTCTGACCGCGCGAGCCCTCGCTGCGGCGTGCGCGGCTGTGAAACCCGGCGTCACGACGGGGGCGCTCGATCGCATTGCCGAGGGCGTCATCGTCGCAGGCGGGGGAAAGCCCAACTTCAAGATGGAGCCCGGCTACCACCACACGCTTTGCGTCTCGGTCAATGACCAGGTCGTGCACGGCATTCCCGGAAACCGGGTGATCGAGGCCGGGGACATCGTTTCGATCGACTGCGGCGCCGACGTCGGCGGCTGGAACGGCGACTCCGCGGCGAGCGTCGTCGTTCCTGACACCGTGCGCCCGGACGTTCAGAGCGCTGGTGAGCGGTTATCCCGGGCAACGGAGGGCGCCATGTGGGCCGGCATCGCGCGCCTGGCCACGGCGACGCACCTCAACGAGGTCGGCGACGCCGTGCAGAGCTTCGTCGAGGCGAACCCCGACGAGTTCGGCGACCAGTACGGAATTATCGAGGACTACATCGGGCACGGCATCGGGCGTTCGATGCACGAGGAGCCGCCGGTGTTCAACTATCGCGTACCGATGCAGGGCCCCGCCGTGAAGCCGGGGCTTGTCGTCGCCATCGAGCCGATGGTCGTCGGAGGATCGCCGGATACCGTCGTGGACAACGATGAGTGGACAGTTCTGACCGTTGACGGGGACATCGCCGCTCACTGGGAGCACAGCGTCGCCGTGCACGACGACGGCATCTGGGTGCTCACGGCCGAAGACGGCGGAGCCGCGGGTCTCGCGCCCTTCGGCGTCACACCAACGCCCATCGCCTGA
- the rplN gene encoding 50S ribosomal protein L14 → MIQQESRLKVADNSGAKELLTIRVLGGSGRHYAGLGDTIVATVKDAIPGGNVKRGDVVKAVIVRTKKQTRRQDGSYIKFDENAAVILKNDGEPRGTRIFGPVGRELRDKRFMKIVSLAPEVI, encoded by the coding sequence ATGATTCAGCAGGAATCACGGCTCAAGGTCGCCGACAACAGCGGCGCCAAGGAGCTCCTCACGATTCGCGTGCTCGGCGGTTCTGGCCGTCACTACGCGGGCCTCGGTGACACCATCGTCGCCACAGTGAAGGATGCCATCCCCGGCGGAAATGTGAAGCGCGGCGATGTGGTCAAGGCCGTCATCGTTCGCACGAAGAAGCAGACCCGTCGTCAGGACGGCTCGTACATCAAGTTCGATGAGAACGCCGCAGTGATCTTGAAGAATGACGGTGAACCCCGCGGTACCCGTATCTTCGGGCCGGTCGGTCGCGAGCTTCGCGACAAGCGGTTCATGAAGATCGTCTCGCTGGCGCCGGAGGTTATCTAG
- the rplX gene encoding 50S ribosomal protein L24: MGAKIKKGDLVQVISGPTEERGGYRGKQGRVIEVLVEKNRVIVEGVNYVTKHVRQGQTQRGTKTGGLETHEAPIHISNVALVDPDSKKPVKVGFRNEEVVKDGVAKTVRVRYDKKSGKDLK; the protein is encoded by the coding sequence ATGGGTGCAAAGATCAAGAAGGGTGACCTGGTCCAGGTCATCAGCGGACCGACCGAGGAGCGCGGTGGATACCGTGGCAAGCAGGGTCGCGTCATCGAGGTGCTCGTTGAGAAGAACCGCGTGATCGTCGAGGGCGTCAACTACGTCACCAAGCACGTTCGCCAGGGCCAGACCCAGCGCGGCACCAAGACCGGCGGCCTCGAGACTCACGAGGCGCCGATCCACATCTCGAACGTTGCGCTCGTCGACCCCGACAGCAAGAAGCCGGTCAAGGTCGGCTTCCGCAACGAAGAAGTCGTCAAGGACGGCGTCGCCAAGACGGTGCGCGTTCGCTACGACAAGAAGTCTGGTAAGGACCTGAAGTAA
- the rpmD gene encoding 50S ribosomal protein L30, which yields MAAQLKVTQIKSKISEKQNQRDTLRSLGLKRIGDVVVREDTPQNRGYVNTVSHLVKVEEID from the coding sequence ATGGCCGCACAGCTGAAGGTCACGCAGATCAAGTCCAAAATTAGTGAGAAGCAGAACCAGCGCGACACTCTTCGCAGCCTGGGACTCAAGCGCATCGGCGATGTCGTGGTCCGCGAGGACACGCCGCAGAACCGTGGCTACGTCAACACTGTTTCCCACCTCGTAAAGGTTGAGGAGATCGACTAA
- the rpsE gene encoding 30S ribosomal protein S5 has translation MATDQTAEKPVETAAGSEPRAEEARGGGRRGGRDRNQGRDRGGRDRSGRDDKNQFLERVVTINRVSKVVKGGRRFSFTALVVVGDGNGVVGVGYGKAREVPLAISKGVEEAKKNFFRVPRIGQSIPHPVQGEEAAGVVLLRPAAAGTGVIAGGPVRAVLECAGIHDVLSKSLGSSNTINIVHATVTALKQLEEPRSVAARRGKEYDEVAPAKLLQIEARAAEAAAAAKVGA, from the coding sequence ATGGCTACAGACCAGACTGCTGAGAAGCCGGTCGAGACCGCAGCCGGTTCCGAGCCGCGCGCGGAAGAGGCGCGCGGCGGCGGACGCCGTGGCGGACGCGACCGCAACCAGGGCCGTGACCGCGGCGGACGTGACCGTTCGGGCCGCGACGACAAGAACCAGTTCCTCGAGCGCGTCGTCACCATCAACCGCGTGTCGAAGGTCGTGAAGGGCGGTCGTCGCTTCAGCTTCACCGCTCTCGTCGTCGTCGGCGACGGAAACGGCGTCGTCGGAGTCGGCTACGGCAAGGCACGCGAGGTTCCGCTCGCGATCTCCAAGGGCGTCGAGGAAGCGAAGAAGAACTTCTTCCGCGTTCCCCGCATCGGCCAGTCGATTCCTCACCCCGTGCAGGGCGAGGAAGCGGCAGGCGTCGTGCTTCTGCGCCCCGCCGCTGCCGGTACCGGTGTTATCGCCGGTGGTCCCGTGCGCGCCGTGCTCGAGTGCGCCGGAATCCACGACGTGCTCAGCAAGTCGCTCGGCTCGTCGAACACCATCAACATCGTGCACGCAACTGTCACCGCGCTCAAGCAGCTCGAGGAGCCTCGCTCCGTCGCAGCTCGCCGCGGCAAGGAGTATGACGAGGTCGCCCCGGCCAAGTTGCTGCAGATTGAGGCGCGGGCCGCTGAGGCCGCAGCCGCGGCAAAGGTAGGTGCGTAA
- the secY gene encoding preprotein translocase subunit SecY, whose translation MFSAIARIFRTPDLRRKIGFTLGIIALYRLGSFIPTPFVDFGNVQKCLAQNQGTSGLYELVNLFSGGALLQLSIFALGIMPYITASIITQLLRVVIPHFETLHKEGQAGQSKLTQYTRYLTIFLGILQSTTLITVARSGALFGTNSGPECSSLITDDTWYAVLLMVLTMTAGTGLIMWMGELITERGIGNGMSLLIFTSIAATFPSSLWAIAESHGFEMFLLVLAIGCVVVVAVVFVEQSQRRVPVQYAKRMVGRRTYGGNSTYIPIKVNMAGVIPIIFASSLLYLPALIAQFNQPAAGEQPAAWVTWITTYLTNGDHPLYMAIYFLLIIGFTYFYVAITFNPEEVADNMKKYGGFIPGIRAGRPTAEYLDYVLTRVTLPGSLYLGLIALIPLIALATVGANQNFPFGGASILIIVGVGLETVKQIDSQLQQRHYEGLLR comes from the coding sequence TTGTTTAGCGCTATTGCGCGGATCTTCCGCACCCCGGACCTGCGCCGGAAGATCGGCTTCACCCTCGGCATCATCGCCCTGTATCGACTTGGATCGTTCATTCCGACGCCCTTCGTCGATTTCGGCAACGTCCAGAAATGTCTGGCGCAGAACCAGGGCACAAGCGGCCTGTATGAGCTCGTCAACCTGTTTTCGGGTGGAGCACTTCTGCAGCTGTCGATCTTCGCCCTCGGCATCATGCCGTACATCACGGCCTCGATCATCACTCAGCTCCTGCGCGTCGTCATTCCGCACTTCGAGACGCTGCACAAGGAAGGCCAGGCCGGCCAGAGCAAGCTGACGCAGTACACGCGCTACCTCACGATCTTCCTCGGCATCCTGCAGTCGACGACGCTGATCACTGTCGCACGAAGCGGTGCGCTGTTCGGTACGAACTCGGGCCCCGAGTGCAGCTCGCTCATCACGGACGACACCTGGTACGCGGTTCTTCTCATGGTGCTCACCATGACCGCGGGCACCGGTCTCATCATGTGGATGGGTGAGCTCATCACCGAGCGCGGCATCGGCAACGGAATGTCTCTGCTGATCTTCACCTCGATCGCCGCAACGTTCCCCAGCTCGCTGTGGGCCATCGCGGAGTCACACGGATTCGAGATGTTCCTTCTCGTGCTCGCGATCGGCTGCGTCGTGGTTGTCGCGGTGGTCTTCGTCGAGCAGTCACAGCGCCGTGTGCCCGTGCAATACGCCAAGCGCATGGTCGGACGCCGCACGTACGGCGGAAACAGCACGTACATTCCGATCAAGGTCAACATGGCCGGCGTGATCCCGATCATCTTCGCATCGTCGCTGTTGTACCTGCCCGCGCTCATCGCCCAGTTCAACCAGCCCGCCGCAGGCGAGCAGCCCGCTGCATGGGTCACGTGGATCACGACGTACCTGACGAACGGCGACCACCCGCTGTATATGGCGATCTACTTCCTGCTCATCATCGGATTCACGTACTTCTACGTGGCGATCACCTTCAACCCGGAGGAAGTCGCCGACAACATGAAGAAGTACGGCGGATTCATTCCCGGCATCCGCGCGGGGCGCCCGACCGCAGAGTACCTGGACTACGTGCTCACGCGTGTGACGCTGCCCGGGTCCCTCTACCTCGGTTTGATCGCCCTGATTCCGCTGATCGCGCTCGCGACGGTCGGAGCGAACCAGAACTTCCCGTTCGGCGGCGCCTCCATCTTGATCATCGTCGGTGTTGGTCTTGAGACGGTCAAGCAGATCGATTCGCAGCTCCAGCAGCGTCACTACGAAGGGTTGCTTCGATGA
- the rplR gene encoding 50S ribosomal protein L18, which produces MAVKTKSSARNRRHARLRKKVVGTASRPRLVVTRSSRHVFVQVVDDSKGHTLVSASTLETDLRSLSADKSEKAKKVGELVASRAKDAGIESVVFDRGGNRYAGRVAAIAEGAREGGLNL; this is translated from the coding sequence ATGGCTGTCAAGACCAAGTCGTCAGCCCGCAACCGTCGTCACGCGCGCCTTCGCAAGAAGGTCGTGGGGACTGCGTCGCGTCCGCGCCTCGTCGTCACCCGCTCGTCGCGCCACGTGTTCGTGCAGGTCGTAGACGACTCCAAGGGCCACACACTCGTGTCGGCATCCACTCTCGAGACCGATCTGCGCTCGCTCTCCGCTGACAAGTCGGAGAAGGCGAAGAAGGTCGGCGAGCTTGTCGCCTCGCGCGCCAAGGACGCTGGAATCGAGTCCGTTGTATTTGACCGTGGTGGAAACCGCTACGCAGGACGCGTTGCGGCGATCGCCGAAGGGGCTCGAGAGGGTGGGCTGAACCTGTGA
- the rpsC gene encoding 30S ribosomal protein S3 has product MGQKINPYGFRLGITTDHVSRWFADSTKPGQRYSDYVAEDVKIRKLLTTSLDRAGVSRIEIERTRDRVRVDIHTARPGIVIGRRGAEAERIRGELEKLTGKQIQLNILEVKNPEADAQLVAQGIAEQLSARVAFRRAMRKGLQGAQRAGAKGVRIQVSGRLGGAEMSRSEFYREGRVPLHTLRANIDYGFYEARTTFGRIGVKVWIYKGDVTNKELAREQANSKPSRERNDRPRRQPREAQAPVAEGASA; this is encoded by the coding sequence ATGGGCCAGAAAATCAACCCGTACGGCTTCCGTCTTGGTATCACCACCGACCACGTGTCGCGCTGGTTCGCTGACAGCACCAAGCCGGGACAGCGTTACAGCGACTACGTCGCCGAGGACGTCAAGATCCGCAAGCTGCTGACCACCTCGCTTGACCGCGCAGGCGTGTCGCGCATCGAGATCGAGCGCACCCGTGACCGTGTTCGTGTGGACATCCACACGGCTCGCCCGGGAATCGTGATCGGTCGCCGCGGCGCCGAGGCAGAGCGCATTCGCGGTGAGCTCGAGAAGCTCACAGGCAAGCAGATCCAGCTGAACATTCTCGAGGTGAAGAACCCCGAGGCCGACGCTCAGCTCGTGGCACAGGGCATCGCCGAGCAGCTTTCCGCACGCGTGGCCTTCCGCCGCGCAATGCGCAAGGGTCTGCAGGGTGCACAGCGCGCCGGTGCGAAGGGCGTTCGCATTCAGGTGTCCGGCCGCCTCGGCGGTGCTGAGATGAGCCGTTCCGAGTTCTACCGTGAGGGCCGCGTTCCGCTGCACACCCTCCGCGCGAACATCGACTACGGCTTCTACGAGGCCCGTACGACCTTCGGCCGCATCGGCGTGAAGGTCTGGATCTACAAGGGTGACGTCACCAACAAGGAACTTGCTCGCGAGCAGGCCAACTCGAAGCCGAGCCGTGAGCGCAACGACCGTCCGCGCCGTCAGCCCCGCGAGGCTCAGGCCCCGGTCGCAGAAGGAGCCAGTGCTTAA
- the rplV gene encoding 50S ribosomal protein L22, whose translation MVESIARVRHIRVTPMKARRVVNMIRGKQAQEALAILKFAPQGASEPVYKLVASAIANARVKADAENSFLDEQDLYITKAFVDEGATLKRFQPRAQGRAYRINKRTSHITVVLSTPDEVGAATATKKASK comes from the coding sequence ATGGTGGAGTCGATCGCCCGCGTGCGACACATCCGCGTAACCCCCATGAAGGCCCGCCGCGTTGTCAACATGATCCGCGGCAAGCAGGCGCAGGAGGCACTTGCCATCCTGAAGTTCGCCCCGCAGGGTGCTTCTGAGCCCGTCTACAAGCTGGTCGCCTCGGCCATCGCCAACGCTCGCGTGAAGGCGGATGCCGAGAACAGCTTCCTCGACGAGCAGGACCTGTACATCACCAAGGCATTCGTTGACGAGGGTGCGACCCTCAAGCGGTTCCAGCCGCGCGCCCAGGGCCGCGCCTACCGCATCAACAAGCGCACCAGCCACATCACGGTCGTCCTTTCGACGCCCGACGAGGTCGGCGCAGCCACGGCAACAAAGAAGGCGAGCAAGTAA
- the rplO gene encoding 50S ribosomal protein L15, which produces MADEKKDVTTEKAAPAEKAAKAPAKKAPAKKAAAKAEETSSPALKVHHLRPAPGAKTDRTRVGRGEGSKGKTAGRGTKGTKARYQVRPGFEGGQLPAHMRTPKLRGFKNPFRVEYQVVNLERLAELYPKGGDVTVDDLVAKGAVRKNEKVKVLGNGEISVKLNVEVDKVSGSAEQKIVAAGGSVK; this is translated from the coding sequence ATGGCTGACGAGAAGAAGGACGTCACCACGGAGAAGGCCGCTCCCGCCGAGAAGGCAGCAAAGGCTCCGGCCAAGAAGGCTCCGGCTAAGAAGGCCGCTGCCAAGGCCGAGGAGACCAGCTCTCCTGCGCTGAAGGTGCACCACCTCCGCCCGGCTCCCGGTGCCAAGACCGATCGCACGCGCGTCGGCCGTGGTGAGGGTTCGAAGGGTAAGACCGCTGGTCGCGGAACCAAGGGAACGAAGGCTCGCTACCAGGTTCGCCCCGGCTTCGAAGGCGGGCAGCTTCCGGCGCACATGCGTACGCCGAAGCTGCGCGGGTTCAAGAACCCGTTCCGCGTCGAGTACCAGGTCGTGAACCTTGAGCGTCTTGCCGAGCTCTACCCGAAGGGCGGCGACGTCACCGTCGACGACCTCGTGGCCAAGGGCGCCGTTCGCAAGAACGAGAAGGTCAAGGTCCTCGGAAACGGCGAGATCTCGGTGAAGCTGAACGTCGAGGTCGACAAGGTCTCGGGCTCAGCGGAGCAGAAGATCGTCGCCGCCGGCGGTTCGGTCAAGTAA
- the rpsH gene encoding 30S ribosomal protein S8, producing MTMTDPVADMLTRLRNANTAHHDSVSMPHSKLKGRIAEILASEGFITGWDVADARVGKTLTLDLKFGPDREPSIVGIKRVSKPGLRVYAKSTELPKVLGGLGVAILSTSSGLLTDREAEKKGVGGEVLAYVW from the coding sequence ATGACAATGACAGATCCGGTCGCAGACATGCTGACCAGACTGCGCAACGCCAACACGGCGCACCACGATTCCGTGTCGATGCCGCACTCGAAGCTGAAGGGCCGCATCGCGGAGATCCTCGCGAGCGAGGGCTTCATCACCGGCTGGGACGTCGCAGACGCTCGCGTCGGCAAGACGCTCACGCTTGACCTGAAGTTCGGTCCGGACCGCGAGCCCTCGATCGTCGGCATCAAGCGCGTCTCGAAGCCCGGGCTTCGCGTGTACGCCAAGTCGACAGAGCTCCCCAAGGTGCTCGGCGGGCTCGGCGTCGCCATCCTGTCCACCTCCTCCGGTCTTCTGACGGACCGAGAGGCCGAGAAGAAGGGCGTCGGCGGGGAAGTCCTCGCTTACGTGTGGTAA
- the rplF gene encoding 50S ribosomal protein L6 produces the protein MSRIGKLPIDIPAGVDVTINGQSVTVKGPKGELSLTVAEPIVAKVDDGQIVVSRPDEERESRSLHGLTRTLINNNIIGVTTGYSKGLEVVGTGYRVQQKGSNVEFALGFSHPVVVEPPAGITFTVEGNNKLTVSGIDKQAVGETAANIRKIRRPEPYKGKGVRYAGEVIRRKAGKAGK, from the coding sequence ATGTCACGAATTGGAAAGCTTCCCATTGACATCCCCGCTGGGGTCGATGTCACTATCAACGGCCAGTCCGTCACGGTCAAGGGACCGAAGGGTGAACTGAGCCTCACCGTCGCCGAGCCCATCGTGGCGAAGGTCGACGACGGCCAGATCGTCGTGAGCCGTCCGGACGAGGAGCGCGAGTCGCGCTCGCTGCACGGACTGACGCGCACGCTCATCAACAACAACATCATCGGCGTCACGACCGGGTACAGCAAGGGCCTCGAGGTCGTCGGAACCGGTTACCGCGTGCAGCAGAAGGGGTCGAACGTCGAGTTCGCTCTCGGCTTCTCGCACCCGGTTGTCGTTGAGCCGCCTGCGGGCATCACGTTCACCGTCGAGGGCAACAACAAGCTCACGGTCTCCGGGATCGACAAGCAGGCTGTCGGCGAGACCGCCGCCAACATTCGCAAGATTCGCAGGCCTGAGCCGTACAAGGGCAAGGGTGTGCGTTACGCAGGCGAGGTCATTCGCCGCAAGGCCGGAAAGGCTGGTAAGTAA
- the rpsQ gene encoding 30S ribosomal protein S17 produces MAETAKAASEAASGAPVRGYRKTLRGYVVSDKMEKTIVVEVEDRVKHPLYGKVIRRSSKVKAHDEQGQAGIGDLVVIDETRPLSATKRWRLVEIVEKAK; encoded by the coding sequence ATGGCTGAGACTGCAAAAGCAGCATCCGAGGCCGCGTCAGGCGCTCCTGTTCGCGGCTACCGCAAGACGCTTCGCGGCTACGTCGTCAGCGACAAGATGGAGAAGACCATCGTCGTCGAGGTCGAGGACCGCGTGAAGCACCCGCTGTATGGCAAGGTCATTCGCCGCAGCTCCAAGGTCAAGGCGCATGATGAGCAGGGGCAGGCCGGCATCGGCGACCTCGTCGTCATCGACGAGACCCGTCCGCTGAGCGCCACCAAGCGGTGGCGTCTGGTCGAGATCGTCGAGAAGGCCAAGTAA
- the rpsS gene encoding 30S ribosomal protein S19, whose protein sequence is MPRSLKKGPFVDEHLLRKVTVANEAKNKNVIKTWSRRSMIVPAMLGHTIAVHDGRKHIPVFVTESMVGHKLGEFAPTRTFRGHVKDDKKGRRR, encoded by the coding sequence ATGCCACGCAGTCTCAAGAAGGGCCCCTTCGTTGACGAACACCTGCTCCGCAAGGTGACCGTCGCGAACGAGGCCAAGAACAAGAACGTCATCAAGACCTGGTCGCGCCGTTCGATGATCGTGCCGGCGATGCTCGGTCACACCATCGCGGTGCACGACGGTCGCAAGCACATCCCGGTGTTCGTCACCGAGAGCATGGTCGGACACAAGCTCGGTGAGTTTGCTCCGACTCGCACCTTCCGCGGTCACGTGAAGGACGACAAGAAGGGCCGTCGCCGCTGA